A part of Pantoea vagans genomic DNA contains:
- a CDS encoding M48 family metallopeptidase, whose product MSSLIYLQGYPAPLLEQVQTLITHQRLGAFLQERYPDTHDVMSDKALYDYTQALKNRYMRNAPPISKVMWDNKIKVMKHALGLHTAISRIQGGKLKAKAEIRISTFFRLAPEPFLRMIVVHELAHLKEKDHDKAFYQLCCHMEPDYHQLEFDARLWMTDQAMRGNAA is encoded by the coding sequence ATGTCCTCACTGATCTACCTTCAGGGCTATCCTGCCCCTCTGCTTGAGCAGGTTCAGACGCTGATTACCCACCAGCGCTTAGGTGCGTTTCTGCAGGAACGTTATCCCGACACCCACGACGTGATGAGTGATAAAGCGCTGTATGACTACACCCAGGCGCTGAAAAACCGCTATATGCGCAACGCACCACCGATCAGCAAAGTGATGTGGGATAACAAGATTAAGGTGATGAAGCATGCACTCGGCCTGCATACGGCCATCTCACGGATTCAGGGCGGCAAACTCAAGGCGAAAGCGGAAATTCGCATCTCGACCTTTTTCCGCCTCGCGCCTGAGCCGTTTCTGCGGATGATCGTGGTGCATGAGCTGGCACACCTGAAAGAGAAAGATCACGACAAGGCGTTCTATCAGCTCTGCTGCCATATGGAGCCGGATTACCACCAGCTCGAATTTGATGCTCGACTCTGGATGACAGACCAGGCGATGCGTGGCAACGCGGCTTAA